The nucleotide sequence CTTCGTCCACCTCGACCTCCCCGGCGTCGACCCCGACTCGGTGGACCTGACCGTCGAGCGCAACGTCCTCACCGTCAAGGCCGAGCGCCGCTGGCAGCCCGCCGAGGGCGACGAGATGCTCGTGACCGAGCGGCCCAGGGGCGCGTTCACCCGCCAGCTCTTCCTCGGCGAGAACCTCGACATCGAGCGCATCGAGGCCCACTACGAGCACGGCGTCCTGACCCTCGCCATCCCGGTCGCCGAGACCGCCAAGGCCCGCCGCATCCAGATCGGCGGCGGCACCGGCGAGCGCAAGACCGTCGAGACCACGTCGACCGCCGCCTGACGCGACTGGCAGG is from Acidimicrobiales bacterium and encodes:
- a CDS encoding Hsp20/alpha crystallin family protein, with the translated sequence MLMRFDPFRDFDRLAAQAFGTRSWTGGMPMDAYRRGDRFFVHLDLPGVDPDSVDLTVERNVLTVKAERRWQPAEGDEMLVTERPRGAFTRQLFLGENLDIERIEAHYEHGVLTLAIPVAETAKARRIQIGGGTGERKTVETTSTAA